One Phaseolus vulgaris cultivar G19833 chromosome 11, P. vulgaris v2.0, whole genome shotgun sequence genomic window carries:
- the LOC137838577 gene encoding uncharacterized protein, which produces MRSRKGFCRAELIVVPAIVARLRAPEKTDKVLGRKKNVWCEFHQAYGHSLHTCLALGHQLAKLVKSGFLSDYLRETQGDRASGPPAEDPQHEVPVHGEVHTIARGFSGGGCTASQRKRYSQLVMIVDSVEEDHSPDADITFTKADLRDVVPHDNDPIVISLVTAGRKVHRVLVDQGSSADVMFWPTFNKLQLSLDHLRPYPRCLYGFVGDQVEVRGYIELRTTFTDGAVARTEKIKYLVVNAPSAYNILLGRSTLNRLGVVPSTRHMKLKLPSVEGVVITIKSDQKEARRCYENSLKQQRSVCHVTSTPPPGADERRSEVEMVRGTQGDVEMEEAVPGGSGVAQEEAKK; this is translated from the coding sequence atgcgTTCAAGAAAGGGGTTCTGTCGGGCAGAGCTGATCGTCGTTCCAGCCATAGTGGCACGGTTGCGAGCACCAgagaagactgacaaggtgctcggaaggaagaagaacgtgtggtgtgagtttcaccaggcttATGGCCACTCACTCCACACttgtttggcgttgggacaccaactcgCGAAGTTGGTAAAAAGTGGCTTTCTGAGCGATTACTTGCGGGAGACGCAAGGTGATCGGGCGTCGGGGCCACCAGCAGAAGATCCACAGCACGAGGTACCTGTGCACGGGGAGGTGCACACAATCGCGAGGGGCTTCTCTGGAGGAGGGTGTACAGCCTCTCAGAGGAAGAGGTACTCTCAGTTGGTGATGATTGTCGACTCGGTGGAAGAAGATCATTCCCCCGATGCTGACATTACGTTTACAAAGGCGGATctccgggacgttgtgcctcacgacaacgatcctatAGTCATCTCCCTCGTCACGGCagggagaaaggtgcacagggtcctcgtggaccagggaagctcggcggacgtgatgttttggccgacattcaacaagctgcagctGTCCCTTGATCATCTGAGGCCATACCCGAGGTGCTTGTATGGCTTCGTAggggaccaggtggaggtgcgaGGCTACATAGAGCTGAGGACCACGTTCACAGATGGAGCCGTGGCCCGCActgagaaaatcaagtacctcgtggtCAATGCCCCATCCGcctacaacatactgttgggaaggtCGACGCTCAACAGGTTGGGAGTTGTAccgtcgacaaggcacatgaagttgaagttgCCATCggtggaaggggtggtgatcaccattaagtcggaccagaaggaggctaggcgctgctatgagaacagcctcaagCAGCAAAGGAGTGTGTGCCATGTTACCTCGACACCACCGCCGGGTGCGGACGAGAGGCGATCGGAGGTGGAGATGGTAAGAGGTACACAAGGTGATGTGGAGATGGAGGAAGCGGTGCCGGGGGGCTCGGGGGTGGCCCAAGAAGAAGCTAAGAAATAA
- the LOC137838587 gene encoding uncharacterized protein codes for MAKSDSMLVTGQVTGEFQAKDPLMAAYLEYVCTLKTSFAEFELIHVPREQNARADLLAELASSGKGGRQRTVIQETLKVPRASVTDNQVLQVYKSKERIAVGHRSLTQETLIEPRVRARPVRSDEVMEVCAVGKADTWITPYQRYLADGVLPLDQTEAKRVKKSSSKFTLIDGDLFRFGFTLPVLVCVHGEQCTRIMSELHEGVCGSHVGGRALASRVLRAGYYWPTLKEDCVGYAQRCKQC; via the coding sequence ATGGCCAAAAGCGACTCTATGCTGGTCACTGGGCAGGTAACAGGAGAATTCCAGGCCAAAGACCCTCTGATGGCTGCATATCTCGAGTATGTATGCACCCTGAAGACGTCCTTTGCAGAGTTTGAGTTGATCCATGTGccgagagagcagaatgccagagccgacttACTTGCCGAGCtagccagctcaggcaaggggggaaggcagaggaccgtcatccAGGAGACTTTGAAGGTGCCTCGCGCGTCCGTGAcggacaaccaggtacttcaagtGTACAAGTCAAAGGAGCGTATAGCGGTCGGTCATCGGTCTCTTACTCAAGAAACATTGATAGAACCTAGGGTGAGAGCGCGACCGGTGAGGTCTGACGAGGTGATGGAGGTTTGCGCTGTTGGGAAGGCTGATACGTGGATAACGCCGTACCAGAGGTATCTGGCAGATGGGGTGCTTCCGCTGGACCAGACAGAGGCAAAGAGGGTAAAGAAAAGCTCAAGTAAGTTCACTCTTATTGATGGGGATCTCTTTAGATTTGGGTTCACCCTTCCGGTGTTGGTGTGCGTGCACGGGGAgcagtgcacgagaattatgtcAGAACTCCACGAGGGAGTGTGCGGGAGCCATGTGGGTGGTCGCGCCTTGGCAAGCAGGGTTCTCCgtgcggggtactactggccaacgctgaaggaagattgTGTGGGGTATGCtcagcgttgcaagcagtgctAG